The Halococcus sediminicola genome has a segment encoding these proteins:
- a CDS encoding polysaccharide deacetylase family protein, whose product MAEFALCLTHDVDRPYKTYQAISDTLVERDPARLRALSPHVNPYWQFDTLMQLEEDFGVRSALYFLSERGLWNRSPREWLRPRYWLEHLGRYDVSAPRMAKVIRNLDAGGWEVGLHGSYDSYDDRERLATEKGMVERVLGHRLRGGRQHFLNRAPATWDHHRAIGLEYDSSLGSSIDYGFTHGYDLVHPFDDEFTVFPLTLMEVALFEQHENIETAWNACEELLAEAAANDAVMTVLWHPRYLSGDFPGYRTLYRRLIERALELGAWVGPPADCYDRLVGEGRTVAELNRAANAAD is encoded by the coding sequence ATGGCTGAGTTCGCGCTCTGTCTCACCCACGACGTGGATCGCCCGTACAAGACGTATCAGGCCATTTCCGACACGCTGGTCGAACGCGACCCCGCCCGTCTCAGGGCGCTCTCGCCCCACGTCAATCCCTACTGGCAGTTCGACACGCTGATGCAACTAGAAGAAGATTTCGGCGTGCGCTCGGCGCTGTATTTCCTCTCCGAGCGCGGGTTGTGGAATCGCTCCCCGCGAGAGTGGCTGCGCCCGCGCTACTGGCTCGAACACCTCGGGCGCTACGACGTCTCGGCTCCCCGGATGGCGAAGGTCATCCGGAACCTCGATGCGGGCGGCTGGGAGGTGGGCCTGCACGGCTCCTACGACTCCTACGACGACCGCGAACGCCTCGCCACAGAGAAGGGGATGGTCGAACGGGTGCTCGGCCACCGACTGAGAGGGGGTCGCCAGCACTTCCTCAATCGTGCACCGGCAACGTGGGACCACCACCGTGCCATCGGTCTCGAATACGACAGTTCGCTCGGATCGAGCATCGACTACGGGTTCACCCACGGCTACGACCTCGTCCATCCGTTCGACGACGAGTTTACCGTCTTTCCGCTCACGCTGATGGAAGTCGCGCTGTTCGAACAGCACGAGAATATCGAGACGGCGTGGAACGCCTGCGAGGAACTCCTCGCGGAGGCCGCCGCGAACGACGCCGTGATGACGGTGCTTTGGCATCCACGCTACCTGAGTGGCGACTTCCCGGGTTATCGAACGCTCTACCGGCGACTCATCGAGCGCGCGCTCGAACTGGGCGCGTGGGTCGGCCCGCCGGCCGACTGTTACGACCGACTCGTGGGAGAGGGTCGCACGGTGGCGGAACTAAACAGGGCGGCGAACGCCGCCGACTGA
- the wecB gene encoding non-hydrolyzing UDP-N-acetylglucosamine 2-epimerase translates to MKVVSVVGARPQFIKAFPVSRALTGRHEEVLVHTGQHYSEAMSEVFFEELAIPTPEYDLGVGSGTHGEQTGEMVTRFGELVAHEDPDVVVVYGDTNSTLAGAVVTAKTDARLAHVEAGLRSYNRSMPEERNRVLTDHVSDLLFAPTERGVTNLETEGVENVHLTGDVMYDAILWARTRAADHSTVLEEYNLTAGEYVLATVHRAGNTDDRERLATIMRALGETDREVVFPIHPRTTERLETYGFYEDVERQLTLIEPQGYLDFVRLLDEAERVATDSGGVQKEAFFLDTPCVTLRDETEWVETVDAGWNTLVGADEDAIERELGREVSLPEKPELYGDGDAAERMVALLEEHDG, encoded by the coding sequence ATGAAGGTCGTCTCGGTCGTCGGCGCGCGCCCGCAGTTCATCAAAGCCTTCCCCGTCTCGCGCGCGCTCACCGGCCGCCACGAGGAGGTACTCGTCCACACCGGCCAGCACTACAGCGAGGCGATGTCCGAGGTGTTCTTCGAGGAACTCGCCATCCCGACCCCCGAGTACGATTTGGGGGTGGGATCGGGCACCCACGGCGAGCAGACCGGCGAGATGGTGACACGCTTCGGCGAATTGGTCGCACACGAAGACCCCGACGTGGTCGTCGTCTACGGCGACACGAACTCGACGCTCGCGGGGGCGGTCGTGACCGCAAAGACCGACGCCCGCCTCGCCCACGTCGAGGCCGGCCTGCGCAGCTACAACCGTTCGATGCCCGAGGAGAGAAATCGCGTGCTCACCGATCACGTCTCGGACCTGCTCTTCGCGCCGACCGAGCGCGGCGTCACGAACCTCGAAACGGAGGGCGTCGAGAACGTCCACCTCACGGGCGACGTCATGTACGACGCCATCCTCTGGGCGCGCACCCGCGCCGCCGACCACTCGACGGTGTTAGAGGAGTACAACCTCACCGCGGGCGAGTACGTCCTCGCAACCGTCCACCGAGCGGGCAACACCGACGACCGCGAGCGGCTGGCGACCATCATGCGCGCGCTCGGCGAGACCGACCGCGAGGTAGTCTTTCCCATCCATCCGCGGACGACCGAACGCCTCGAAACGTACGGATTCTACGAGGACGTCGAGCGGCAGTTGACACTCATCGAGCCACAGGGCTATCTCGATTTCGTCCGCCTCCTCGACGAGGCCGAACGCGTCGCCACCGATTCGGGGGGCGTCCAGAAGGAGGCGTTCTTCCTCGATACGCCCTGTGTGACGCTTCGTGACGAAACCGAGTGGGTCGAGACCGTCGACGCCGGCTGGAACACGCTGGTCGGAGCCGACGAAGACGCCATCGAGCGCGAACTCGGCAGGGAGGTCTCGTTACCTGAAAAGCCCGAACTCTACGGCGACGGCGACGCCGCCGAACGGATGGTCGCGCTGCTCGAAGAGCACGATGGCTGA
- a CDS encoding glycosyltransferase family 2 protein yields the protein MYNGKSVGVVIPAHNEEAFVGRVIETLPKYVDRVYAVDDCSTDGTWAEIERHAERANRTRGESTTLADGGAAFGGVVEPIRHETNHGRGGAVKTGYRRALDDGIDVVAVMDADGQMNPDMLARIVEPVAEGWADYAKGTRLLHRDRKQMSNWRFFGNSLLTYLTKISSGYWKMSDPQNGFTAIAGDALARIDVDRLYDDYGFLNDMLTTLNVHQCRVVDVSHPAVYGDEQSGIRYSTFVPRLSVLLARNFVRRLTMRYVVHDFHPLVLLYFVGISSTVAGVLGALFTLVTLLGSGFGFVRGALSLLLVVVGVIALAVGMAYDLQTNERLRVGQYDGLEPESVGREGR from the coding sequence ATGTATAACGGGAAAAGCGTCGGGGTCGTCATCCCCGCTCACAACGAGGAGGCGTTCGTCGGACGGGTCATCGAGACCCTTCCGAAGTACGTCGACCGCGTCTATGCCGTCGATGACTGCTCGACCGACGGGACGTGGGCGGAAATAGAGCGCCACGCCGAGCGCGCAAACCGGACTCGGGGCGAGAGCACGACGCTGGCCGACGGCGGCGCGGCCTTCGGGGGCGTGGTCGAGCCAATTCGCCACGAGACCAACCACGGTCGCGGCGGCGCGGTCAAGACCGGGTATCGGCGCGCGCTCGACGACGGTATCGACGTCGTGGCGGTGATGGACGCCGACGGACAGATGAACCCCGACATGCTCGCTCGCATCGTCGAACCGGTCGCCGAGGGCTGGGCCGACTACGCGAAAGGGACCCGTCTCCTCCACCGCGACCGCAAACAAATGTCGAACTGGCGATTTTTCGGTAATTCACTGCTGACCTATCTCACCAAGATCTCCAGTGGCTACTGGAAGATGAGCGACCCGCAGAACGGCTTCACGGCGATTGCCGGCGACGCGCTCGCACGTATCGACGTTGACAGGCTATACGACGACTACGGCTTTTTGAACGACATGCTCACGACGCTCAACGTCCACCAGTGTCGGGTGGTCGACGTCTCCCATCCGGCGGTCTACGGCGACGAACAGAGTGGGATTCGCTACTCGACGTTCGTTCCCCGGCTGTCGGTGTTGCTCGCGCGCAACTTCGTCCGCCGGCTGACGATGCGCTACGTGGTCCACGACTTCCACCCGCTCGTGTTGCTCTATTTCGTCGGTATCAGTAGCACTGTCGCGGGCGTCCTCGGTGCGCTGTTCACCCTCGTTACCCTGCTCGGGTCGGGATTCGGGTTCGTCAGGGGGGCGCTATCGTTGCTGTTGGTCGTCGTCGGCGTCATCGCGCTCGCGGTCGGGATGGCCTACGACTTGCAGACGAACGAGCGACTGCGCGTCGGACAGTACGACGGTCTCGAACCCGAGAGTGTGGGTCGGGAGGGACGATGA
- a CDS encoding nucleotide sugar dehydrogenase — protein sequence MSRAESVAPYGRESERTREAFLDGEIPVGVYGLGKMGLPLAAAYAEVCGNVVGADANEAVVEDINRGDSHVRGEPGLDTLVEQLVAEDALRATGNRAAADAAAVHVVIVPTRLAAGNAPDISILESVIEDVAAGLSAGDLVVVECTVPPKTCREVVLPLLEAESDVSGGEFGVAFCPERTSSGRALEDIRGAYPKVVGGVDEKSTKAARTIYEEINSEGVLTVRDATTAEAVKLFEGVYRDVNIALANELARFTDDLAIDVREAIATANTQPFCEIHDPGAGVGGHCIPYYPYFLAHDRTEDAPLLHTARDVNDGMPAFTVRKLREEFEAEGRELGETTVLVLGIAYRPGVAETAATPARPIIDGLDAAGTEVLCTDPLIDDFSEFAATPVSVDEITDREIDGVVMVTPHEAFERIDWTAFPAPLVVVDGRGTLDLSDTTHRVYTIGSGHV from the coding sequence ATGAGCCGGGCCGAGTCCGTCGCCCCCTATGGCAGGGAGAGCGAGCGCACGCGCGAGGCGTTTCTCGATGGGGAGATCCCCGTGGGCGTGTACGGACTCGGCAAGATGGGGCTGCCGCTGGCGGCGGCCTATGCCGAGGTCTGTGGCAACGTCGTCGGTGCGGACGCGAACGAAGCCGTCGTCGAGGACATCAACCGTGGCGACTCCCACGTACGTGGCGAGCCCGGTCTCGACACGCTCGTCGAGCAGTTGGTCGCCGAGGATGCGCTGCGGGCGACCGGCAACCGTGCGGCGGCCGACGCGGCGGCGGTCCACGTCGTCATCGTGCCGACGCGACTCGCCGCGGGGAACGCTCCCGACATCTCGATTCTCGAATCCGTGATCGAAGACGTCGCCGCCGGACTTTCGGCGGGCGACCTCGTGGTCGTCGAGTGTACGGTGCCGCCGAAGACCTGTCGGGAGGTCGTGTTACCGCTGCTCGAAGCCGAAAGCGACGTTTCGGGCGGCGAGTTCGGCGTCGCGTTCTGTCCCGAGCGCACGTCGAGCGGGCGCGCGCTCGAAGACATCCGGGGAGCCTACCCGAAGGTGGTGGGTGGCGTCGACGAGAAAAGTACGAAAGCGGCACGGACCATCTACGAGGAGATCAATTCGGAGGGCGTGCTCACTGTCAGAGACGCGACGACGGCCGAAGCAGTCAAATTGTTTGAAGGAGTCTACCGCGACGTGAACATCGCCCTCGCCAACGAACTGGCGCGGTTCACCGACGACCTCGCTATCGACGTGCGCGAGGCCATCGCCACCGCGAACACCCAGCCCTTCTGCGAGATCCACGACCCCGGCGCGGGCGTCGGCGGCCACTGCATCCCCTACTATCCCTACTTCCTCGCCCACGACCGCACCGAGGACGCGCCGCTGTTGCACACCGCACGCGACGTCAACGACGGCATGCCCGCGTTCACGGTGCGCAAACTCCGCGAGGAGTTCGAAGCCGAAGGACGGGAGTTGGGGGAGACGACGGTGCTCGTGCTGGGAATCGCCTATCGGCCCGGCGTCGCCGAGACTGCCGCGACGCCCGCCCGCCCCATCATCGACGGACTTGACGCGGCGGGGACGGAGGTCCTCTGTACGGACCCACTCATCGACGATTTCAGTGAATTCGCTGCGACACCGGTCTCGGTCGACGAGATCACCGACCGGGAGATAGACGGTGTCGTCATGGTGACGCCACACGAGGCCTTCGAGCGCATCGACTGGACGGCATTCCCCGCGCCGCTGGTCGTCGTCGACGGGCGCGGAACGCTCGATTTATCGGACACCACCCACAGGGTGTACACGATAGGGAGCGGCCATGTATAA
- a CDS encoding Gfo/Idh/MocA family protein, with protein MSRTEPIRAGVVGVGSMGQNHARVYAELPGVELVGVADVDAERASEVAASHDTAALAKGELLDRAEAVSIAVPTAHHASLARECIEADVDVLVEKPFVSEPSEGRALEALADEQGVIVQVGHVERFNPAVQAVSEILSDQEILAVDAQRLGSPRERTIADNAVMDLMIHDIDVLLSLIDEDVTTVNALGAEENRYIDAQLRFESGIVASLTASRVTQKKIRQLSITTRECWIAVDYIDRSVAIHRHSLPEYVERKSGMHYRHEGVVEQPMVDSGEPLKEELASFVDCVRERKTPLVTAADGLRALSVAHKIDRLADDRMEAEAR; from the coding sequence ATGAGTCGTACGGAGCCGATACGGGCCGGCGTCGTCGGCGTCGGTAGTATGGGCCAGAACCACGCGCGTGTCTACGCCGAACTGCCCGGCGTCGAACTCGTCGGGGTCGCCGACGTCGACGCCGAGCGCGCGTCCGAGGTCGCCGCGAGCCACGACACGGCGGCGCTCGCAAAGGGAGAGCTGCTCGACCGCGCCGAGGCGGTCTCGATCGCCGTGCCGACCGCCCATCACGCGAGCCTCGCACGCGAGTGTATCGAAGCCGACGTGGATGTGCTCGTCGAGAAACCGTTCGTCAGCGAGCCGAGCGAGGGGCGCGCGCTCGAAGCGCTGGCCGACGAGCAGGGTGTCATCGTCCAAGTGGGCCACGTCGAGCGGTTCAACCCGGCCGTACAGGCCGTCTCGGAGATCCTCTCCGATCAGGAGATACTCGCCGTCGACGCCCAACGGCTCGGTTCGCCGCGCGAGCGCACCATCGCGGACAACGCCGTGATGGACCTGATGATCCACGACATCGATGTCCTCCTCTCGCTCATCGACGAGGACGTTACAACGGTGAACGCCCTCGGTGCGGAGGAGAACCGCTACATCGACGCCCAACTGCGTTTCGAGAGCGGCATCGTCGCCAGCCTGACCGCGAGCCGCGTCACCCAGAAGAAGATCCGCCAGCTCTCGATTACGACCCGCGAGTGCTGGATCGCCGTCGACTACATCGACCGCTCGGTCGCCATCCACCGTCACTCGCTGCCCGAGTACGTCGAGCGGAAAAGCGGCATGCACTACCGCCACGAGGGCGTCGTCGAGCAGCCGATGGTCGACAGCGGCGAACCGTTGAAGGAAGAACTCGCCTCGTTCGTCGACTGCGTCCGCGAGCGAAAAACACCGCTCGTGACCGCAGCGGACGGCCTGCGCGCGCTGTCGGTCGCCCACAAGATCGACCGGCTGGCCGACGACCGCATGGAGGCCGAGGCGCGATGA
- a CDS encoding DegT/DnrJ/EryC1/StrS family aminotransferase gives MIPIADPELGAREKERVEAVLDSGQLADGPEVRAFEEEFADFCGATHGVATTNGTTALHTACEALGLGPGDTVVTTPFSMIASANAVRLAGAEVVFADIDPRTYNIDPHAVEDIVRERDVDAVMPVHLYGLPAAMDQLREIADKHDLLVIEDAAQAHGAAFDGEHVGTFGDAACFSFYPTKNMTTGEGGMVVTDSDEVAERAASFANHGRSADGPAYEHRGVGQNYRMTSVLAAIGRVQLDRLPSYNEARRANAERLTAELPDALATPVEPDGRKHVYHQYTVRTENRDALEAHLDTAEIGTGVYYPIPIHEQPAYSGVDRSLPVAERASREVLSLPVHPNLSPSDVGDIVNAIAPEVVG, from the coding sequence ATGATACCGATAGCCGACCCCGAACTCGGCGCGCGCGAGAAAGAGCGCGTCGAGGCGGTCCTCGACAGCGGCCAACTCGCCGACGGCCCCGAGGTGCGCGCCTTCGAGGAGGAGTTCGCCGACTTCTGTGGGGCCACCCACGGGGTGGCGACCACGAACGGAACGACCGCCCTCCACACGGCGTGCGAGGCGCTCGGTCTCGGGCCGGGCGACACAGTCGTGACGACGCCGTTTTCGATGATCGCCAGCGCGAACGCCGTCCGTCTGGCTGGCGCAGAGGTCGTCTTCGCCGACATCGACCCTCGAACCTACAATATCGACCCACATGCCGTCGAGGACATCGTCCGCGAACGAGATGTCGACGCCGTCATGCCCGTCCATCTCTACGGACTGCCGGCCGCGATGGACCAGTTGAGAGAGATCGCCGACAAACACGATCTCCTCGTGATCGAGGACGCCGCACAGGCCCACGGCGCGGCGTTCGACGGCGAGCACGTCGGCACGTTCGGCGACGCGGCCTGTTTTTCGTTCTACCCCACGAAGAACATGACCACCGGCGAGGGCGGGATGGTCGTGACCGATAGTGACGAAGTCGCCGAGCGCGCGGCGAGTTTCGCGAACCACGGCCGCAGCGCAGACGGACCGGCCTACGAACACCGTGGAGTGGGTCAGAACTACCGGATGACGAGCGTGCTCGCGGCCATCGGGCGCGTCCAACTCGACCGCCTACCTAGTTATAACGAGGCCCGGCGCGCGAACGCCGAGCGACTCACGGCCGAACTGCCCGACGCGCTGGCGACGCCCGTCGAACCCGACGGTCGAAAACACGTCTATCACCAGTATACCGTGCGCACCGAGAACCGTGACGCGCTCGAAGCGCACCTCGACACGGCGGAGATCGGCACGGGGGTGTACTACCCGATCCCGATACACGAGCAGCCCGCCTACAGCGGCGTCGATCGGTCGCTGCCGGTCGCCGAGCGCGCGAGCCGTGAAGTGCTCTCGCTACCGGTACATCCAAACCTCTCGCCGTCGGACGTCGGGGATATCGTGAACGCTATCGCCCCGGAGGTGGTTGGATGA
- a CDS encoding acyltransferase, with the protein MSTETRARVGASNRIDDDATVGYIHDADAPPADIGDDATIRAGTIVYADTTIGDGFTTGHNALVREDTTIGDDVLVGTDTTIDGSSTIGSHVSLQTGVYIPTQTTIGDQVFVGPRAVLTNDPYPVRREAPLTGPTLDDGVSVGANATLLPDVTVGTGAFVAAGAVVTEDVPPETLAVGVPASHEPLPEDLTGENEL; encoded by the coding sequence ATGAGCACCGAGACACGCGCTCGCGTCGGCGCGAGTAATCGTATCGACGACGACGCGACCGTCGGCTACATCCACGACGCCGACGCCCCGCCCGCCGACATCGGTGACGACGCGACGATTCGGGCCGGCACCATCGTCTATGCCGACACCACGATCGGCGACGGCTTCACCACCGGTCACAACGCCCTGGTCCGTGAGGACACGACCATCGGCGACGACGTTCTCGTCGGAACCGATACCACCATCGACGGTTCATCGACCATCGGCTCGCACGTGAGCCTCCAGACGGGGGTGTACATCCCCACACAGACGACGATCGGCGATCAGGTGTTCGTCGGGCCGCGGGCGGTACTCACGAACGACCCCTATCCCGTCCGGCGCGAGGCCCCTCTCACTGGGCCGACGCTCGACGACGGCGTCTCGGTCGGTGCGAACGCGACGCTGCTGCCGGACGTCACGGTCGGAACGGGTGCGTTCGTCGCCGCCGGCGCGGTCGTCACCGAGGACGTACCTCCGGAGACGCTGGCGGTCGGCGTCCCCGCCAGTCACGAACCGCTGCCCGAGGACCTCACGGGGGAAAACGAGCTATGA
- a CDS encoding oligosaccharide flippase family protein — MAGEQSSATEESDLSSLVSSASLVLVGSLFGSFSKLFEQVLLGRVLSQPAFDAFSKGFSILMLSTTIALVGFNEGIPRFMSRFDDERDVRGVWVTGITIAGVVGIGFAGALVAGRGWVMRVFFGTDAPPLLVTLFAVAIPFVVGLRIAVGAIRGHENTIYRTYAYDLLYNGLRVGILLVLLFGAGMGVLAAGYAYIVAGVVAFAVAHVLLDRLLSLRGPIRTHAGAMVRFSFPLVVASAVSSILSQVDKLMLGALAADPNAAGIYNYGYPLAAGLPVILSVFGFLYLPLASRLDDDSNRSEVDRIYKITTKWIYIAAFPLFLTFVAFSGDVVGIVFGVGDPRSAAALAILSVGFFSSAANGRCQDTLSAFGYTGYILAVNTAAAVLNIALNVVLVPTYGVIGAAAASALSFFSLNAIAMVVLWRLSGISPFSRLTARTFLLLPVALFPPALALSRVVTLSVLTLPVFAVITGLVSVALVAVTGCLQPEDEIPLELVEDRLGVRVPLIRRYIPSRRRDPSGGRS, encoded by the coding sequence ATGGCGGGTGAGCAGTCGTCGGCGACCGAGGAATCGGACCTCTCGTCGCTGGTGTCGAGTGCGAGCCTCGTGCTCGTCGGCAGCCTGTTCGGCTCGTTCTCGAAGCTGTTCGAGCAGGTGCTGCTCGGTCGCGTGCTCTCCCAACCGGCGTTCGACGCCTTCAGCAAGGGGTTTTCGATACTGATGCTCAGCACGACCATCGCGCTCGTCGGCTTCAACGAGGGGATTCCCCGCTTCATGTCGCGTTTCGACGACGAGCGCGACGTCCGCGGCGTCTGGGTGACGGGCATCACCATCGCCGGCGTCGTGGGGATCGGGTTCGCCGGAGCGCTCGTCGCCGGTCGGGGCTGGGTCATGCGGGTGTTCTTCGGTACCGACGCGCCGCCGCTGTTGGTCACGCTCTTTGCGGTGGCGATCCCGTTCGTCGTCGGGCTACGCATCGCCGTCGGAGCGATCCGCGGTCACGAGAACACCATCTACCGGACCTACGCCTACGACTTGCTCTACAACGGCCTTCGCGTCGGTATCCTGCTCGTCCTGCTGTTCGGCGCAGGGATGGGTGTGCTCGCGGCGGGCTACGCCTATATCGTTGCTGGCGTGGTCGCCTTCGCCGTCGCGCACGTCCTTCTCGACCGATTGCTCTCGCTCCGGGGGCCCATCCGGACGCACGCGGGCGCGATGGTCCGGTTTTCCTTCCCGCTCGTGGTCGCCTCGGCGGTCTCGTCGATCCTCTCGCAGGTCGACAAGCTGATGCTCGGCGCGCTCGCGGCAGATCCGAACGCCGCCGGCATCTACAACTACGGCTACCCGCTCGCGGCCGGCCTGCCCGTGATCCTCTCGGTGTTCGGTTTCCTCTACCTTCCACTGGCCTCGCGCCTCGACGACGACAGCAACCGGTCGGAGGTCGACCGCATCTACAAGATAACCACGAAATGGATATATATCGCTGCCTTCCCGCTGTTTCTGACGTTCGTCGCCTTCTCGGGCGACGTCGTCGGGATCGTCTTCGGCGTCGGCGACCCACGCTCGGCGGCGGCACTGGCGATTCTCTCGGTCGGCTTCTTTTCGAGCGCGGCCAACGGCCGGTGTCAGGACACGCTCTCGGCCTTTGGCTATACTGGCTACATCCTCGCCGTGAACACCGCCGCCGCCGTCCTCAACATCGCGCTCAACGTCGTGTTGGTGCCAACCTACGGTGTCATCGGCGCGGCGGCGGCCTCGGCGCTGTCCTTTTTCTCGCTCAACGCCATCGCAATGGTGGTGCTCTGGCGGCTCTCGGGCATCTCGCCGTTCTCACGGCTGACCGCCCGGACCTTCCTGTTGCTCCCGGTCGCGCTGTTCCCGCCGGCACTCGCGCTGTCGCGCGTCGTGACGCTTTCGGTACTCACGCTGCCGGTGTTCGCCGTCATCACGGGCCTCGTCTCGGTGGCGCTGGTCGCTGTCACCGGTTGTCTCCAACCCGAAGACGAGATCCCGCTCGAACTCGTCGAGGACCGCCTCGGCGTTCGGGTGCCGCTTATCCGTCGCTACATTCCTTCGCGTCGCCGTGACCCGTCGGGCGGACGGTCGTGA
- a CDS encoding alkaline phosphatase family protein — protein sequence MDDERPDTGMETLLVGLDAACGPVFDRLEKRGAELPALEGILANGTSGPLESQVPPWTASAWPSLYTGTNPGNHGVFGFLDYDGYDWDVVNATDVREHALWELLDEEGKSSVVVNVPVTAPPGEFDGALIPGYVAPDSPTCHPDGLLADVREELGAYRVYPRHTGGEETSIEAKIDEYRTVTRMRGEAFRYLAERFSPEFGFVQFQTTDTVFHECPGDFAALQAVYEAVDEQIGEIIDVCDPDTIVVASDHGIGKYSGYDVRVNSLLRDEGYVETARGGGMPSWDVLRDEQFFDDEGSESGTDALLERAMGGLARVGITSQRLNGALERLGLAEFVVAHAPKAMVRAGTERVDFPASTAYARSHIECGVRLNVAGRDPEGVVPADEYEEVRETLIDLLAALETPDGKPAFDDVAPREDYFHGPEADRAVDIVLVPRAFDQFLSTQLRGETFGPPTEPYNHKRDGMVAATGAGIDSDGSLADAHLFDVAPTVLASLGLPHGEHMDGEVLDIVDSAGERAYPDYDGRARETTDEQAVEERLSDLGYME from the coding sequence ATGGACGACGAACGTCCCGACACGGGAATGGAGACGCTGCTCGTCGGGCTGGATGCGGCCTGCGGGCCGGTGTTCGACCGCCTCGAAAAACGCGGGGCCGAGCTGCCGGCGCTCGAAGGAATCCTCGCCAACGGCACGAGCGGCCCGCTCGAATCGCAGGTCCCGCCGTGGACCGCGAGCGCGTGGCCCTCGCTCTACACGGGGACGAACCCCGGCAACCACGGCGTCTTCGGCTTTCTCGACTACGATGGCTACGACTGGGACGTAGTGAACGCGACCGACGTGCGCGAGCACGCGCTCTGGGAACTGCTCGACGAGGAGGGAAAATCGTCCGTCGTCGTCAACGTGCCAGTCACCGCCCCTCCAGGGGAGTTCGACGGCGCGCTGATCCCGGGCTACGTCGCGCCCGATTCCCCGACCTGCCATCCCGACGGACTGCTCGCCGACGTCCGCGAGGAACTCGGCGCGTACCGGGTCTATCCGCGCCACACCGGCGGCGAGGAGACGAGCATCGAGGCAAAGATCGACGAGTACCGAACGGTGACACGGATGCGTGGCGAGGCGTTTCGCTATCTCGCCGAGCGCTTCTCGCCGGAGTTCGGTTTCGTCCAGTTCCAGACGACGGACACCGTCTTCCACGAGTGTCCCGGCGATTTCGCCGCCCTCCAGGCGGTCTACGAGGCCGTCGACGAGCAGATCGGTGAAATCATCGACGTCTGTGATCCCGATACGATCGTGGTCGCCAGCGACCACGGTATCGGGAAGTACAGCGGCTACGACGTGCGAGTGAACTCCCTCTTGCGCGACGAGGGCTACGTCGAGACGGCCCGCGGCGGCGGGATGCCGTCGTGGGACGTGCTCCGTGACGAGCAGTTCTTCGACGACGAAGGGAGCGAGAGCGGCACTGACGCGCTGCTCGAACGGGCGATGGGTGGTCTGGCGCGCGTGGGCATCACGAGCCAGCGGCTCAACGGCGCCCTCGAACGTCTCGGACTCGCCGAGTTCGTCGTCGCCCACGCCCCGAAGGCGATGGTCCGTGCCGGTACTGAACGAGTCGATTTCCCCGCCTCGACGGCCTACGCCCGCTCGCACATCGAGTGTGGCGTTCGGCTGAACGTGGCCGGACGCGATCCAGAGGGTGTTGTCCCGGCCGACGAATACGAGGAGGTTCGAGAGACGCTCATCGATCTCCTCGCCGCCCTCGAAACGCCCGACGGAAAGCCGGCGTTCGACGACGTGGCCCCGCGCGAGGACTACTTCCACGGGCCGGAGGCGGATCGCGCGGTCGATATCGTGCTCGTCCCGCGCGCGTTCGACCAGTTCCTCTCGACGCAGTTGCGCGGGGAAACCTTTGGTCCGCCGACCGAACCCTACAACCACAAACGCGACGGCATGGTCGCCGCGACGGGCGCGGGTATCGATAGCGACGGGTCGCTCGCGGACGCACATCTGTTCGACGTCGCGCCGACGGTGCTGGCGTCGCTCGGGTTGCCGCACGGCGAGCACATGGACGGTGAGGTACTGGATATCGTCGACTCGGCCGGCGAGCGGGCCTATCCCGACTACGACGGGCGGGCACGCGAGACGACCGACGAGCAGGCAGTCGAAGAGCGACTCTCGGATCTGGGGTACATGGAATGA